A single window of Treponema primitia ZAS-1 DNA harbors:
- a CDS encoding SPOR domain-containing protein: MIKRIFITSLLSVILAAVCAAQSDPLNFVQTGTATHDMESDDLEAGHAILPIGQEVTITNLESGAQATITITKRIPQTSSRIIDLSSAAAMALAIFDDSAQVTIEAELKRTEPEAPATAPSTPPAVAGTAPADAAAPVPSAPPAASAVPADPAVTAAPAATSTPAPSAPPAASAVPADPAATAPAPAAASVAAAPVPYTVPPPPSGPIPTSEIEPIVPPWEIGHSTPWPVQPSDPWLPELAQPWIGGIERPGANGPARIPAPPPRVAPAPRVAPTSPPRAAPAPVYQGPSVSVVPRMPGPRDNTLYRVQVGAFKTRVNAQEAFNRLLNAGFSPVFEVQGGLTRVQIPWIRGYEVRALGERLYNAGFREVLLREER; this comes from the coding sequence ATGATAAAAAGGATCTTTATAACATCGCTGTTAAGCGTTATTCTTGCTGCGGTTTGCGCCGCCCAATCGGATCCACTGAATTTTGTCCAGACCGGAACGGCAACCCATGATATGGAGTCGGATGATCTCGAAGCAGGTCATGCTATCCTGCCCATAGGCCAGGAGGTGACCATAACCAACCTGGAAAGCGGAGCCCAGGCTACGATTACCATCACAAAACGTATACCCCAGACAAGTTCCCGTATCATTGATCTTTCAAGCGCAGCCGCTATGGCCTTGGCCATATTTGACGATTCCGCCCAGGTTACCATCGAGGCGGAACTGAAACGTACCGAACCCGAAGCGCCGGCAACTGCTCCGTCGACGCCGCCCGCCGTTGCCGGTACAGCTCCGGCAGACGCCGCGGCTCCGGTTCCATCGGCGCCGCCGGCTGCCAGCGCAGTTCCAGCGGATCCGGCAGTCACCGCGGCTCCTGCGGCAACATCCACTCCGGCTCCATCGGCGCCGCCGGCAGCCAGCGCAGTTCCAGCGGATCCGGCAGCCACCGCTCCGGCGCCGGCTGCAGCTTCGGTTGCCGCCGCACCGGTTCCCTATACCGTACCTCCGCCGCCCTCCGGGCCGATACCAACCTCGGAAATTGAACCCATTGTTCCGCCCTGGGAAATCGGCCATTCTACACCATGGCCGGTACAGCCAAGCGATCCCTGGCTGCCGGAACTGGCTCAGCCCTGGATAGGCGGTATAGAAAGACCGGGGGCCAACGGTCCCGCACGGATCCCGGCGCCTCCTCCCAGGGTTGCTCCCGCTCCAAGAGTTGCTCCGACTTCCCCGCCAAGGGCTGCCCCGGCTCCGGTCTATCAAGGACCTTCGGTCAGCGTAGTTCCCCGAATGCCCGGTCCCCGGGACAATACCCTATACCGGGTCCAGGTCGGAGCTTTCAAAACCCGTGTAAACGCCCAGGAAGCCTTTAACCGCCTGCTAAACGCTGGGTTCAGCCCTGTGTTTGAGGTCCAGGGTGGTCTTACCCGGGTACAGATACCCTGGATACGGGGATACGAGGTGCGGGCGCTTGGCGAACGGCTCTACAACGCGGGTTTTAGGGAAGTTTTGTTACGGGAAGAACGTTAG
- a CDS encoding M24 family metallopeptidase: MADDILHINRNDTNSRLWVYAVPVEGEPIGIINTVEPGILDKLPGQKRMYFGREELLILLKTLGGKRWGVHISDTLTMVSYLDQGIAVVLENAGLELASAAGLVQRFKGLLDGEGIASHERAAAALYDVVEQTWETARKAYMDKTSLSEGDLLRVMTAAIEHRGLITDHAPIIGAGANAGNPHYSCTGAGDPIREGSVVQFDLWAKERDPGAIYADISWVGVFAPAPSAEYEKAFRELVSVREGVYEYIAGEIAAGRTISGAMADAKARKALVSLGYGAALKHRTGHGIDTQCHGSGVNIDSWEFPDPRPILEGSCFSLEPGIYFPDFGMRTEVNVYIRDGRAIISQGDRRQFTLLNCKPETTR, encoded by the coding sequence TTGGCGGATGACATACTCCATATTAACCGTAACGATACTAATTCCCGGCTCTGGGTTTACGCGGTTCCCGTAGAGGGGGAACCTATCGGTATTATCAATACCGTTGAGCCGGGTATTCTTGATAAACTTCCGGGACAGAAAAGGATGTATTTTGGCCGGGAAGAACTGCTGATTCTCCTGAAGACCCTTGGGGGAAAGCGCTGGGGGGTTCATATTTCCGATACCCTCACCATGGTCTCCTACTTAGATCAGGGGATCGCCGTGGTTCTGGAAAACGCCGGTCTGGAACTGGCCTCCGCCGCAGGGCTGGTCCAGCGGTTTAAGGGGCTCCTGGACGGGGAGGGTATTGCTTCCCATGAGCGAGCCGCCGCAGCCCTCTATGATGTTGTGGAACAGACTTGGGAGACCGCCCGGAAAGCTTATATGGATAAAACATCCCTCAGTGAAGGGGATCTGCTCCGGGTTATGACCGCAGCCATAGAACACCGAGGGCTCATAACGGATCACGCCCCCATTATCGGAGCCGGGGCAAACGCCGGAAATCCGCACTATAGCTGTACCGGAGCGGGCGACCCTATCCGGGAGGGCAGCGTGGTTCAGTTTGACCTCTGGGCCAAGGAGCGGGATCCCGGGGCTATCTATGCGGATATTTCCTGGGTTGGGGTTTTTGCCCCCGCCCCTTCAGCGGAGTATGAAAAGGCCTTTAGAGAGCTGGTTTCCGTTCGGGAAGGGGTGTACGAGTACATCGCCGGGGAAATAGCTGCCGGCCGGACCATCTCCGGGGCCATGGCAGATGCAAAAGCCCGGAAAGCCCTGGTCAGCCTGGGTTACGGGGCTGCGCTGAAGCACCGCACCGGCCACGGCATCGACACCCAGTGCCATGGTTCGGGGGTGAACATTGATTCCTGGGAATTTCCCGATCCCAGGCCTATCCTGGAGGGCTCCTGTTTTTCCCTGGAGCCGGGAATCTACTTTCCCGACTTTGGTATGCGTACCGAGGTGAATGTGTATATCAGGGATGGCCGGGCAATTATTTCCCAGGGGGATCGCCGTCAATTTACCCTGCTCAACTGTAAACCGGAGACTACCCGATGA
- the recG gene encoding ATP-dependent DNA helicase RecG — MFLRELTASADHLKGAGPASVKALAKAGINSVAALLCYYPRDWEDRSRSVPLADYSRYPAVCTVVRVIAHDWFGFGAMKTLKIHVEDESGRAVLVCFNRPFLEKQLVTGMQYRLWGRFYYKYGELQSTAFEFEPVEGAVKGFGHVLPVYPLTAGLNQGLFRRLIRQALTQYAKPLEDEIPPAIIQRDGLLPKSEAIRAYHFPASVEELDRARKTLIYEELFYLEVIIGRRAMERKNTAPLVQKKREAGKDGELSALQKRLLERLPFSLTAGQSAAVTEINRDMDGEYPMARLLQGDVGSGKTLVAFLAALRAVESLSGEGGQASSPHGQAAILAPTELLARQHAENAARLLEPVGIRPAFLTGNLKAAGRSNLLKALAAGDIDIVVGTHALFSRDVVYRDLRLVVVDEQHRFGVTQRQAIMAKGDHPDLLMMSATPIPRTLALTVFGDMDVSVIPDLPPGRKPVKTHLAKESNEAKVYDFVRKELAAGHQAYFVYPLIEADTNKDLKDAASMADRLGRQVFKGMRVALVHSKLDEEEKRRTMEAFRLGEIAILVATSVVEVGVDVPNATCMVIEHAERFGLAALHQLRGRVGRGEAQSYCFLVYSDAPPDPPESFVQDVLTEDGKVRLKVMLENNDGFVIAEEDLKLRGPGQIAGIEQSGYLSLGVADPIRDAEELARARTDAFAILEEDPGLLLPEHRRIAQVLERAPPFSNVTL; from the coding sequence AGGGCGCCGGTCCCGCTTCGGTTAAAGCCCTGGCCAAGGCCGGTATAAACAGTGTTGCTGCGCTTCTCTGTTATTATCCCCGGGACTGGGAAGACCGGAGCCGTTCGGTGCCCCTGGCGGATTATTCCCGGTACCCCGCGGTGTGTACCGTGGTCCGGGTTATCGCCCATGACTGGTTTGGTTTCGGCGCCATGAAAACCCTCAAGATTCATGTGGAGGACGAAAGCGGCCGTGCGGTTTTGGTTTGTTTTAACCGCCCCTTCCTGGAAAAACAGCTCGTAACCGGAATGCAGTACCGGTTGTGGGGCCGCTTCTACTATAAATACGGGGAACTCCAGTCCACCGCCTTTGAGTTCGAACCCGTGGAGGGGGCCGTTAAAGGCTTCGGCCATGTGCTGCCGGTGTATCCTCTCACCGCGGGCCTTAACCAGGGTCTGTTCCGCCGGCTTATCCGCCAAGCCCTGACCCAATACGCTAAACCCCTGGAGGATGAAATCCCGCCGGCCATAATCCAACGGGACGGCCTCCTCCCCAAAAGCGAAGCTATCCGCGCCTACCACTTTCCCGCTTCCGTGGAAGAACTGGACAGGGCCCGGAAAACCCTGATCTACGAAGAGCTTTTCTACCTGGAAGTGATAATTGGGCGGAGAGCCATGGAGCGGAAAAATACGGCGCCCCTGGTACAAAAAAAGCGGGAAGCCGGGAAGGATGGAGAACTTTCGGCTTTGCAGAAGCGGCTTCTGGAGCGGCTCCCCTTCAGCCTGACCGCGGGGCAAAGCGCGGCGGTTACGGAGATTAACCGGGACATGGATGGGGAGTATCCCATGGCGCGGCTGCTCCAGGGGGATGTTGGTTCGGGGAAGACCCTGGTAGCGTTTCTGGCGGCGCTCCGTGCGGTAGAATCACTATCTGGGGAAGGCGGGCAAGCGTCGTCGCCACATGGGCAGGCGGCGATCCTGGCTCCCACAGAATTACTGGCACGGCAGCATGCGGAGAACGCCGCGCGGCTTCTGGAACCGGTGGGCATCAGGCCGGCATTTTTGACGGGAAACCTTAAGGCAGCCGGACGCTCCAACCTTTTAAAGGCCCTGGCCGCCGGGGATATCGATATCGTGGTGGGAACCCACGCCCTCTTTTCCCGGGACGTGGTTTACCGGGATCTCCGGCTGGTGGTGGTGGACGAACAGCATCGCTTTGGGGTAACCCAGCGGCAGGCCATCATGGCCAAGGGTGATCACCCGGACCTTCTGATGATGAGCGCCACCCCCATACCCCGGACCCTGGCCCTTACCGTTTTTGGGGATATGGATGTTTCAGTGATCCCCGATCTGCCCCCGGGGCGGAAACCCGTAAAAACCCATCTGGCCAAGGAATCTAACGAGGCTAAGGTCTACGACTTTGTCCGTAAGGAACTTGCCGCGGGGCATCAGGCCTATTTTGTCTATCCCCTTATCGAAGCTGATACAAACAAGGACCTAAAGGATGCGGCTTCCATGGCGGACCGGCTGGGACGGCAGGTCTTTAAGGGGATGCGGGTTGCCCTGGTCCATTCAAAACTGGACGAGGAAGAAAAGCGGCGGACCATGGAGGCTTTCCGGCTGGGAGAAATAGCAATACTGGTGGCTACCAGCGTGGTGGAGGTAGGGGTGGATGTACCCAACGCCACCTGCATGGTCATAGAACACGCCGAACGCTTCGGCCTTGCCGCCCTGCACCAGCTCCGGGGCCGGGTCGGCCGCGGGGAGGCGCAGTCCTACTGTTTTCTGGTCTACTCCGATGCGCCGCCGGACCCGCCGGAATCCTTTGTCCAGGATGTCCTTACCGAGGACGGCAAGGTCCGGCTTAAGGTGATGCTGGAAAACAACGATGGCTTTGTTATCGCCGAGGAGGACCTCAAACTCCGGGGTCCCGGTCAGATTGCCGGTATCGAACAGTCGGGTTACCTGTCCCTGGGGGTAGCTGACCCCATTCGGGATGCCGAGGAACTTGCCCGGGCCCGTACCGACGCCTTTGCCATACTGGAGGAAGACCCGGGACTGCTGCTCCCGGAACACCGCCGCATAGCCCAGGTGCTGGAACGGGCGCCGCCGTTTTCGAATGTAACTCTTTAG
- a CDS encoding PHP domain-containing protein, protein MIDLHTHSRASDGTLTPSELIKTAKGRNLSAIALTDHDTIDGLQEAREEAEKQQIRFIPGIEIEIHYEPVTISGEFHLLGLGISKPGPVFRETLADLSRRREERNLQILDGMKEIGIEADYEEIRALSGGGSVGRPHFASLLVNRGIVKNREQAFDRYLGKGRPLYIPKEGLEFTQALQIIRDAGGISVLAHPGSLYIAWGRLPGFIADLAAQGLEGIEAWHPTAKVRFCKRLEELGNSLGLYITAGSDFHGESRPDRKLGITAGDRKIEDSLLDLIPPLRF, encoded by the coding sequence ATGATCGATTTACACACCCATTCCAGGGCTTCTGACGGTACCCTGACACCATCGGAGTTGATAAAAACCGCCAAAGGGCGGAACCTTTCCGCCATAGCCCTGACGGATCATGATACTATAGACGGTCTTCAGGAGGCCCGTGAAGAAGCGGAGAAACAGCAGATCCGGTTTATTCCGGGGATTGAGATTGAGATCCATTATGAACCGGTTACGATCAGCGGTGAATTTCACCTTTTGGGCTTGGGAATCAGCAAACCCGGTCCGGTTTTTCGGGAGACCCTGGCGGATTTGAGCCGTCGGCGGGAAGAGCGGAACCTGCAGATCCTTGATGGTATGAAGGAAATAGGGATAGAGGCGGATTACGAAGAGATCCGGGCGCTTTCCGGGGGTGGTTCTGTAGGCCGGCCCCATTTTGCTTCCCTCCTGGTCAATCGGGGGATTGTAAAAAACCGGGAACAGGCCTTTGACCGGTACCTGGGCAAGGGCAGGCCCCTGTATATACCCAAGGAGGGACTGGAGTTTACCCAGGCTTTGCAGATTATCCGGGATGCGGGGGGAATTTCGGTACTGGCCCATCCGGGATCCCTTTACATTGCCTGGGGCCGGCTTCCGGGGTTTATTGCGGATCTGGCCGCCCAGGGACTTGAGGGTATAGAGGCCTGGCATCCTACTGCCAAGGTCCGGTTTTGCAAGCGGCTTGAGGAACTGGGGAATTCCCTGGGGCTTTATATCACCGCCGGCAGTGACTTCCACGGGGAATCCCGCCCGGATAGAAAACTGGGGATCACCGCCGGGGATCGAAAAATCGAGGATTCTCTCCTCGACTTGATCCCCCCCTTGCGTTTTTAG
- a CDS encoding sigma-70 family RNA polymerase sigma factor, which produces MATMTMKKTTNKSRNIQRGSSPNHSSDENILSMYLKEINRIPLLTREEEDAAAREAAKGNRAAQHKLVNANLRFVVNVAKKYQGQGLPLSDLISEGNIGLMNAIERYDVDKGYHFISYAVWWIRQAVLKAICEKSRMIRLPLNRANELVQIEKAKKCVQEGGSGESEIDEIARLLVMEPEHVADLINISRDLVSLENPVYDEKDSATLGDFIEDENYASPEKYATDAALHDDIEMVLDTLNPKEADIIRYRFGLGEKAPMSLKEIGDYFNLTKERIRQIEKKALRRLQHPSRMCVLESYVA; this is translated from the coding sequence ATGGCGACAATGACAATGAAAAAAACGACTAACAAATCCAGGAATATCCAGCGCGGTTCTTCCCCGAACCACAGTTCTGATGAAAATATTCTCTCCATGTATCTGAAAGAAATCAACCGGATTCCGCTTCTGACCAGGGAAGAAGAAGACGCTGCAGCCCGGGAAGCGGCCAAGGGTAACCGGGCGGCCCAGCACAAGCTGGTCAACGCTAATCTCCGCTTTGTGGTCAATGTGGCTAAAAAATACCAAGGCCAGGGGCTTCCCCTTTCGGACCTTATCAGCGAAGGGAATATCGGTCTTATGAACGCCATCGAACGGTACGATGTGGATAAGGGCTACCACTTTATCTCCTACGCGGTTTGGTGGATACGGCAGGCTGTTCTCAAGGCGATTTGCGAAAAATCCCGGATGATTCGGCTGCCCTTGAACCGGGCGAACGAGCTGGTGCAGATAGAGAAGGCCAAGAAATGCGTCCAGGAGGGCGGAAGCGGAGAATCGGAAATTGACGAAATCGCCAGGCTTTTGGTCATGGAACCGGAGCACGTGGCGGACCTTATCAATATTTCCAGGGACCTGGTTTCTTTGGAGAATCCCGTATATGACGAGAAAGATTCCGCCACCCTTGGTGATTTTATCGAAGATGAAAATTACGCCTCTCCGGAGAAATACGCCACCGATGCGGCTCTCCATGATGATATTGAAATGGTGCTGGATACCCTCAATCCCAAGGAAGCGGATATCATCCGTTACCGATTTGGGTTAGGCGAAAAAGCTCCCATGTCCTTAAAGGAAATTGGAGATTATTTCAATTTGACCAAGGAACGGATACGGCAGATTGAGAAGAAGGCCCTCCGGCGGCTGCAGCATCCTTCCCGCATGTGTGTTCTTGAAAGTTATGTAGCTTAG
- a CDS encoding HAD family hydrolase: MVKEEPLIPRAVIFDMDGLMLDTERPAIVMWTKAAKELGWELPEEIGLKTIGRDEESTRQIIVDFCSPGFPYEKTRELMRDLIFNQGEKEGIPHRPGLLVLLNHLSRLKLPLGVATSTPREIARWKLEKAGILERFSVMACGDEVERGKPAPDIFLLAAKRLDQAPQNCIGFEDSPAGLTALHAAGIPSVFVKDLVEPPEEVLRWVWRRCGDLAEAAELFGP, encoded by the coding sequence ATGGTGAAAGAAGAACCGCTTATTCCTAGGGCTGTCATATTTGATATGGATGGCCTAATGCTGGATACCGAGCGCCCCGCTATAGTTATGTGGACGAAGGCGGCAAAAGAATTGGGGTGGGAACTGCCCGAAGAGATAGGGCTCAAGACTATCGGCAGGGACGAGGAATCGACCAGACAAATCATTGTTGATTTTTGCAGTCCCGGGTTTCCCTACGAGAAGACCCGGGAATTAATGCGGGATCTTATTTTTAACCAGGGCGAGAAGGAAGGTATTCCCCACCGGCCCGGGCTCCTGGTCCTGCTAAATCATCTATCCCGGTTGAAGCTTCCCTTGGGGGTTGCCACTTCTACCCCTAGAGAAATTGCCCGGTGGAAGCTTGAAAAGGCGGGGATTCTGGAACGGTTTTCCGTAATGGCCTGCGGTGATGAAGTAGAGCGGGGGAAACCCGCGCCGGATATCTTCCTGCTTGCGGCGAAACGTTTAGACCAGGCCCCCCAAAACTGCATTGGTTTTGAAGACTCCCCCGCAGGGCTTACCGCCCTCCATGCGGCGGGTATCCCTTCGGTCTTTGTTAAAGACCTTGTGGAACCTCCGGAGGAGGTCCTCCGCTGGGTATGGCGGCGCTGCGGCGATCTTGCCGAAGCTGCTGAACTTTTCGGTCCCTAA
- a CDS encoding cyclic nucleotide-binding domain-containing protein produces the protein MPKTVQYRDGAVIYFQGENAADKIYLLQSGNVTLHYQDIETGEHISDPVQSGEFFGVKAALGRYPEEENAIVVRETTIMIFSVPEFEQLVGSNIRIIMKMLKIFSKQLRRVHRQTANIMEKEGYDPKNPEQGLFNVGEYYLKNKRFPQAQYIFGRYLTYYPSGVNAGKAASNLQIMRTESSTADSPAATEVPGVKRKSSIGQVVAEEAGSATAKAYYDAVSCISQGKFQDAFMTLKKILDDAADPEYMAKSSFEIGRCLFMMNKFDECIQHFTIMLTSYPKHPNLPDALFFIANSHELRGKKDMAEVFYTKILSMVPDGDNPVNKKAKKALTALGKT, from the coding sequence ATGCCCAAAACAGTGCAGTACCGAGACGGCGCGGTCATTTACTTTCAGGGAGAAAACGCCGCAGATAAAATATATCTCCTCCAAAGTGGAAATGTAACTCTGCACTACCAGGACATTGAAACCGGGGAGCACATCTCCGATCCGGTACAGTCCGGGGAATTTTTCGGGGTAAAGGCCGCCCTGGGCCGGTATCCTGAGGAAGAAAACGCCATAGTCGTCCGTGAAACTACCATTATGATCTTCTCTGTTCCCGAATTTGAGCAGCTTGTCGGCTCAAATATCCGGATCATCATGAAGATGCTCAAAATTTTTTCTAAACAGCTGCGCCGTGTCCACCGGCAGACCGCAAATATCATGGAAAAAGAGGGGTACGATCCGAAAAATCCCGAACAGGGCCTTTTTAACGTAGGGGAATACTACCTTAAAAATAAACGTTTCCCCCAGGCCCAATACATATTCGGCCGTTATCTTACCTATTATCCTTCGGGGGTGAATGCCGGTAAGGCGGCGAGCAACCTGCAGATCATGCGTACCGAAAGCAGTACCGCAGATTCCCCGGCAGCTACGGAAGTCCCCGGGGTCAAACGGAAATCTTCCATCGGTCAGGTAGTCGCCGAAGAGGCGGGGTCCGCCACCGCTAAGGCTTACTACGATGCGGTGAGCTGTATCTCACAAGGAAAATTCCAGGATGCCTTCATGACCCTGAAAAAAATCCTGGACGATGCTGCTGATCCCGAGTACATGGCCAAAAGTAGTTTTGAAATCGGACGCTGTCTTTTTATGATGAATAAATTTGATGAATGCATTCAGCATTTTACTATTATGCTTACCTCCTATCCAAAGCATCCCAACCTGCCCGATGCCCTCTTTTTTATAGCCAACTCCCATGAGCTCCGGGGGAAAAAAGATATGGCGGAGGTTTTTTACACGAAGATCCTTTCCATGGTTCCCGATGGGGATAACCCGGTTAATAAAAAGGCAAAAAAGGCCTTAACAGCACTGGGGAAGACATAG
- a CDS encoding ATP-binding protein, translating to MLINRPIYLNKLISYKDTAQLIKVITGMRRCGKSTMFELYQDYLITHGGVKPAQIQSINLEDARSRNLLEWETLNDHIETRLISNKKNYIFLDEIQNVTDFQRALDSLHLKKNVDLYVTGSNAYLLSGELATLLSGRYVEIKMFPLSFKEYVSTFSDKTNLPKKFNDYLRNSSFPYTLNFKGNRTQINDYLDAVYNAVILKDVMQRTGIADLGRLEKVVQFIFDNIGNETSINNIKNKMASDNFKIDARTIENYLEALLKSFILYKVGRYDVKGKELLKTNDKYYVADIGLRYFLLKRNEGDIGHILENIVYLELLHRGYNISIGKIGSQEVDFVAEKEGDITEYYQVAQTVIDPKTFAREIDPLDKIDDHYPKFLLSMDYMDLSHKGIKQINVLDWLIA from the coding sequence ATGCTGATAAACCGTCCAATATATCTCAATAAGCTGATAAGTTACAAAGATACCGCGCAGCTGATCAAGGTTATCACAGGAATGCGCCGCTGCGGTAAATCCACCATGTTTGAATTGTATCAGGATTATTTGATTACCCATGGGGGAGTAAAGCCTGCCCAAATTCAAAGCATCAATCTCGAAGACGCGCGCAGCAGGAATCTGCTGGAGTGGGAAACCTTGAATGATCACATAGAAACACGACTCATTTCAAATAAAAAAAATTATATTTTTCTCGATGAAATTCAAAATGTAACGGATTTTCAGCGGGCGCTGGACAGCTTGCATTTGAAAAAAAATGTGGATCTATATGTTACCGGATCCAATGCCTACCTGCTGTCAGGTGAACTGGCGACTCTGTTATCCGGCAGATATGTGGAGATCAAAATGTTTCCACTGTCATTTAAGGAATATGTGTCCACGTTCTCTGATAAGACCAACCTGCCCAAAAAATTCAATGATTATCTAAGAAACAGTTCGTTCCCTTATACGCTGAATTTTAAGGGTAACCGCACTCAGATCAATGATTATTTGGATGCTGTATATAATGCGGTGATCTTAAAAGATGTAATGCAGCGTACAGGAATTGCAGACCTTGGCCGTCTGGAAAAAGTGGTACAGTTTATTTTTGATAATATCGGTAATGAAACATCCATAAACAATATAAAAAATAAAATGGCCAGCGATAACTTTAAGATCGATGCACGGACTATAGAAAATTATCTGGAAGCGCTCCTTAAAAGTTTCATTTTGTATAAAGTCGGCAGATATGATGTAAAAGGCAAAGAGCTGCTCAAAACCAATGATAAGTATTATGTTGCGGATATCGGGTTACGGTATTTTCTGCTCAAACGGAATGAGGGTGATATAGGACATATCTTAGAAAACATTGTATACCTTGAATTGCTCCATCGGGGTTACAACATATCGATAGGCAAGATTGGCAGCCAGGAGGTGGATTTCGTTGCCGAAAAGGAAGGCGATATCACAGAATATTACCAAGTGGCGCAAACCGTCATTGACCCTAAAACCTTTGCACGGGAAATCGACCCACTGGATAAAATCGACGATCATTATCCCAAATTTTTGCTAAGCATGGATTATATGGATTTATCGCACAAGGGCATTAAACAAATCAATGTATTAGATTGGTTGATTGCGTAA
- a CDS encoding Crp/Fnr family transcriptional regulator, protein MATLIPDLSMFSRFARTFQPGEMIFSEFEPGDAFYLIQEGRVELVKVIGDVEKTLDILQPNEMFGEMAILENSPRSATAIALDTVLVLEFNRKNFDILISGNPQIALKLLKTFAKRLYDSKRKFMILTLEEPEARIADVFLMLEEGQTDIDRTTDRREFQATVDDIAHWAAMGVAEAREIITHFVAQRRMELFNDKIVVKNINDFSRFVSSRRRQLV, encoded by the coding sequence ATGGCAACTCTCATCCCTGATCTTTCGATGTTTTCCCGTTTTGCCCGGACCTTTCAGCCCGGAGAGATGATTTTTTCCGAATTTGAACCCGGGGATGCATTTTACCTGATCCAGGAAGGCAGGGTAGAGCTGGTTAAGGTTATCGGAGACGTGGAAAAGACCCTGGATATCCTGCAGCCTAATGAAATGTTCGGAGAAATGGCCATTTTAGAGAATTCCCCCCGGTCCGCCACCGCTATTGCCCTGGATACGGTACTGGTTCTGGAATTCAACCGGAAAAATTTTGACATCCTCATATCCGGAAACCCCCAGATAGCCCTGAAACTACTCAAAACCTTTGCCAAGCGCCTCTACGATTCAAAGCGCAAGTTCATGATCCTCACCCTGGAGGAACCCGAGGCTCGTATTGCCGATGTATTCCTTATGCTGGAGGAAGGTCAAACCGATATAGATCGGACTACGGATCGCCGGGAATTTCAAGCCACGGTGGATGATATTGCCCACTGGGCAGCCATGGGTGTCGCCGAAGCCCGGGAAATTATCACCCATTTTGTTGCCCAGCGGCGAATGGAGCTCTTCAACGATAAGATCGTAGTCAAAAACATCAATGATTTTTCCCGTTTTGTCTCTTCAAGACGCAGGCAACTTGTTTAA
- a CDS encoding DHH family phosphoesterase, producing MKMIPVPPALLDFIREGSKFLLAGHKEPDGDCVGSQLALASVLRRMGKEVIPCSAGPFTRTEIKPYASAFIAKPGDTEREGARVIIFDCDSQERTGDLGPFLEGLPTAIVDHHATGKAGDGSSDPPIYLNPEAPATAVLVLELIEALDFSPTVEEAELLFFGLSTDTGFFRHVDERGAETFRYAARLISAGANPKKVYYAMYGGKSLDSRILMGRVLSQTRSFYGGKLLLTTETLEDTRRYGLEGRDSDNLYQLLQAVAGAEAIVIIRQESPENCTIGFRSRNTVDVAAIALKFGGGGHKNAAGLSLAGTIKEVEPKIIEEFRVIFNEHP from the coding sequence ATGAAAATGATTCCTGTTCCCCCGGCGTTGCTCGATTTTATCCGTGAAGGATCAAAATTCCTTCTGGCAGGCCACAAGGAACCCGATGGGGACTGCGTGGGGAGCCAGCTTGCCCTGGCCTCGGTACTGCGAAGGATGGGTAAGGAAGTCATCCCCTGTTCTGCCGGCCCTTTTACGCGTACCGAAATAAAGCCCTATGCCTCCGCCTTTATTGCCAAGCCCGGGGATACGGAACGGGAGGGCGCCCGGGTAATTATTTTTGACTGCGATTCCCAAGAACGTACTGGGGATCTGGGTCCCTTTCTCGAAGGGCTTCCCACAGCGATAGTTGATCACCATGCCACGGGTAAGGCAGGTGATGGCAGCTCGGATCCCCCGATTTACCTGAACCCGGAAGCCCCCGCCACAGCCGTCCTTGTTCTTGAGCTTATCGAAGCCCTGGATTTTAGCCCCACGGTGGAGGAGGCGGAGCTGCTCTTCTTCGGGCTCAGTACGGATACGGGTTTTTTCCGTCATGTGGATGAGCGGGGCGCCGAGACCTTCCGCTATGCCGCCCGGCTGATCAGCGCCGGGGCTAATCCTAAGAAGGTGTATTATGCCATGTACGGTGGCAAAAGCCTGGATTCCCGTATCCTCATGGGCAGGGTACTTTCCCAGACACGATCCTTTTACGGCGGTAAGCTTCTCCTTACCACCGAGACCCTGGAGGATACCCGGCGTTACGGCCTTGAGGGCAGGGACTCGGACAACCTCTATCAGCTTTTGCAAGCCGTGGCCGGGGCGGAAGCCATCGTCATCATACGCCAGGAAAGTCCGGAAAACTGCACCATAGGGTTCCGTTCTCGGAACACCGTGGATGTGGCGGCCATTGCTCTAAAGTTCGGCGGCGGGGGCCACAAAAATGCTGCGGGGCTCAGCCTCGCCGGGACCATTAAAGAGGTAGAGCCAAAAATTATTGAAGAATTTCGCGTTATTTTTAACGAACACCCATGA